In the Raineyella fluvialis genome, AGGTGCTCCTGGTCGACATGGATCCACAGATCAGCATGTCGATCGCGATGCTCGGGGAGTTCCACTGGTCCCGGGTCAATGAGGCCAACGCCACCCTGGTCCCCCTCTTCCTCGACGCGTTGATCGAGGGTCGCCGCTCGACCCCGCAGTTCGACGTACACAAGACGCTCCAGCGCAACGCGTCCGACGTGCAGACGATCACCGGGGTGGATCTGCTGCCGTCCTCCTACGACGTCATCCCCCTGCAGCGTCACCTGGCGGTGATGACCGTCGCCCGCCACAGCCCCGTGAAGGCCTGGGACATCCTCGGCCCGGGGATCGCGCCGATCATGGACGACTACGACTACGTCCTGATCGACTGCCCGCCCAGCCTCGAAGTGATGACGATGAACGCGCTGCGGATCTCCGAGGGCTACGTGATCCCGACCATCCCCGACGTGCTGTCGACGTACGGGGTCCCGCTGGTCCAGGAACAGGTCGGGGTGTTCGCCGAGGAGGTGGGGATGGAGTGTCCGCGAGAACTCGGGATCATCGTCACCAAGTACCGCATGCTGTCGTCGGTCCACCGGGCGCAGGTCAACCGGATGCGCAACGATGCGACGCTGCCGCAGCTGATGGAGCCCTGGATCCC is a window encoding:
- a CDS encoding ParA family protein, whose product is MTHVISVLNMKGGVGKTTTTVMLGEFLAGEFGKKVLLVDMDPQISMSIAMLGEFHWSRVNEANATLVPLFLDALIEGRRSTPQFDVHKTLQRNASDVQTITGVDLLPSSYDVIPLQRHLAVMTVARHSPVKAWDILGPGIAPIMDDYDYVLIDCPPSLEVMTMNALRISEGYVIPTIPDVLSTYGVPLVQEQVGVFAEEVGMECPRELGIIVTKYRMLSSVHRAQVNRMRNDATLPQLMEPWIPETNRIAASAADEGFPSLQVKYGREHFRALRQLTDAFRRRVEGN